The Chryseolinea soli genome contains a region encoding:
- the asnS gene encoding asparagine--tRNA ligase: protein MKRIKIKELLATAPTGQPVAVHGWVRSFRNSQFISINDGSTLQNLQAVVELNALGEDTLKRITTGACISVSGDLVASLGKGQAVEVKVKSLEILGDCDPEAYPLQLKNRPSLEYLREIAHLRSRTNTFSAVMRVRHAMAFAVHKFFNDRGFYYIHTPVITGSDAEGAGAMFRVTTLDPAKPPLDDKGHIDYKEDFFGRETNLTVSGQLEGETYALALGEIYTFGPTFRAENSNTTRHLAEFWMIEPEMAFYDIQDNMQLAQDFLQFLTRYALDHCAEDLEFLNKRALEEDQAKPQEQRSELTLIDRLKFVAENDFQRLSYTEAIDILRNSNPNKKKKFQFLIDEWGTDLQSEHERYLVEKHFKKPVILYNYPANIKSFYMRQNEDGKTVAAMDVLFPGIGEIIGGSQREERYDRLVKRVNELGLPEKDLWWYLELRKYGSAPHSGFGLGFERLILFVTGMTNIRDVIPFPRYPGNAEF from the coding sequence ATGAAGCGCATCAAGATCAAGGAATTACTGGCCACGGCCCCCACCGGCCAACCGGTGGCGGTACACGGGTGGGTCCGCAGTTTTCGCAACAGTCAGTTCATCAGCATAAACGATGGATCGACCCTCCAAAACCTGCAAGCCGTGGTAGAGCTCAATGCGCTGGGCGAAGACACCCTGAAACGCATCACCACGGGCGCCTGCATTTCCGTTTCCGGCGACCTGGTGGCCTCCCTGGGCAAAGGACAGGCCGTGGAAGTGAAGGTGAAAAGCCTTGAAATTCTCGGCGACTGTGACCCGGAGGCGTATCCCCTGCAATTAAAGAACCGCCCAAGCCTGGAATATTTGCGCGAGATCGCCCATTTGCGGTCGCGCACCAACACGTTCAGCGCCGTTATGCGGGTGCGCCATGCCATGGCGTTTGCCGTTCATAAATTTTTTAACGACCGCGGCTTCTACTATATCCATACCCCGGTCATTACCGGTTCGGATGCCGAAGGCGCCGGCGCCATGTTCCGCGTCACCACCCTGGACCCGGCCAAGCCCCCGTTGGACGACAAGGGCCACATCGACTATAAAGAAGATTTCTTTGGACGCGAAACCAACCTCACGGTTTCCGGCCAGCTGGAAGGCGAGACCTATGCGCTGGCCTTGGGTGAGATCTACACCTTCGGCCCTACGTTCCGCGCCGAGAACTCCAACACCACACGCCACCTGGCCGAGTTCTGGATGATCGAACCCGAAATGGCGTTCTACGACATCCAGGACAACATGCAACTGGCCCAGGACTTCCTCCAATTCCTGACGCGCTATGCGCTGGACCACTGCGCCGAAGACCTGGAGTTCCTGAACAAACGCGCCCTGGAAGAAGACCAGGCCAAACCTCAGGAACAACGCAGCGAACTGACGCTGATCGATCGTCTGAAATTTGTGGCGGAAAACGATTTCCAACGGTTATCCTACACCGAGGCCATCGACATCCTGCGCAACAGTAACCCCAACAAGAAAAAGAAATTTCAATTTCTCATCGACGAATGGGGCACCGACCTCCAGTCGGAGCACGAGCGCTACCTGGTGGAGAAACATTTCAAAAAGCCCGTCATTCTTTACAACTACCCGGCTAACATCAAATCGTTCTACATGCGCCAGAACGAGGACGGCAAGACCGTTGCGGCCATGGACGTTTTGTTCCCCGGCATTGGCGAGATCATCGGCGGCTCGCAACGCGAAGAGCGCTACGACCGGCTGGTAAAACGCGTGAACGAATTGGGGTTGCCCGAAAAAGACTTGTGGTGGTACCTGGAGTTGCGCAAATATGGTTCGGCACCCCACAGCGGATTTGGGTTGGGCTTCGAGCGCCTT
- the rpoN gene encoding RNA polymerase factor sigma-54, producing MQKLGLNQSLQQKLSPQQIQFIKLLQVPTAELEGRIEEELEINPALEEGEEQEKTEEPSNETETEDIPEPASTSDDVDIKDYLGDDDYSGYKMQGDGDDDEDNREMPIPMSSSLHEQLMSQLDFLGLDERQYNIGKQLIGSIESDGYIRRDLDAIVNDMAFSQGIETTADEVETVLKKIQTFDPPGIGARNLQECLLLQLERMDNGHDIDVAVAKKIIAECYEEFTKKHYQKIQKKLDTEDEDFVRDAMELIVKLNPKPGGESTNSVVKNQYIIPDYILTNNNGKLELTLNSRNAPELRISRSYTDMFKAYDKSNKKDKKLKEAVTFVKQKLDAAKWFIDAIKQRQQTLLRTMKAIIDFQYDFFLEGDETKLKPMILKDIAGMINMDISTVSRVASSKAIQTEFGIFPLKYFFSEGITTDSGEEVSSREVKQIIKDIIESEDKDKPFSDDKLETILNEKGYNIARRTVAKYREQLNIPVARLRKEM from the coding sequence ATGCAAAAGCTTGGGTTAAACCAGTCATTACAACAAAAACTGTCACCGCAGCAGATCCAGTTTATCAAACTGCTGCAGGTGCCTACCGCTGAGCTTGAAGGAAGGATCGAGGAGGAGCTTGAGATCAACCCTGCGCTGGAAGAAGGCGAGGAACAAGAGAAGACAGAAGAACCCAGCAACGAAACGGAAACGGAAGATATCCCCGAACCGGCTTCCACCAGCGACGACGTCGACATCAAAGATTATCTGGGCGACGACGACTACAGCGGCTACAAAATGCAAGGCGATGGCGACGACGATGAAGACAATCGCGAAATGCCCATCCCCATGTCATCCTCCCTCCACGAGCAGCTCATGAGCCAGCTCGATTTCCTGGGTTTGGATGAGCGCCAATACAACATCGGCAAACAACTCATCGGCAGCATCGAAAGCGACGGCTACATCCGCCGCGACCTCGACGCCATCGTGAACGACATGGCCTTCTCGCAAGGCATCGAGACCACGGCCGATGAAGTGGAGACGGTACTGAAAAAGATCCAAACCTTCGATCCCCCCGGCATTGGCGCGCGCAACCTGCAGGAATGCCTGCTGCTGCAACTGGAACGCATGGACAACGGACACGATATCGACGTGGCCGTGGCCAAGAAGATCATCGCCGAGTGCTACGAAGAGTTCACCAAAAAACATTATCAGAAGATCCAGAAAAAGCTCGACACCGAAGACGAAGACTTCGTGCGCGACGCCATGGAGCTGATCGTAAAACTGAATCCCAAACCGGGCGGGGAGAGCACCAACTCCGTGGTGAAGAACCAATACATCATCCCCGACTATATCCTCACCAACAACAACGGCAAGCTCGAACTGACGCTGAACAGCCGCAATGCCCCCGAGCTGCGCATCAGCCGGTCGTATACCGACATGTTCAAGGCCTATGACAAGAGCAATAAGAAAGACAAGAAGCTGAAGGAAGCCGTCACGTTTGTGAAACAAAAGCTGGACGCCGCCAAGTGGTTCATCGACGCCATCAAACAACGCCAGCAAACCTTGCTGCGCACCATGAAGGCTATCATCGACTTTCAATACGACTTCTTCCTCGAAGGCGACGAAACGAAGCTGAAGCCCATGATCCTGAAAGACATTGCGGGCATGATCAACATGGACATCTCCACCGTGTCGCGCGTGGCCAGCAGCAAAGCCATTCAAACCGAGTTTGGCATCTTCCCGCTGAAGTACTTCTTCTCCGAGGGCATCACCACCGACTCGGGCGAGGAAGTGAGCAGCCGCGAAGTGAAACAGATCATCAAAGACATCATCGAAAGCGAAGACAAAGACAAGCCGTTCTCCGACGACAAGCTGGAGACCATCCTCAACGAGAAAGGCTACAACATTGCGCGCCGCACCGTGGCCAAGTACCGCGAGCAACTGAACATACCCGTGGCCCGGTTAAGAAAGGAGATGTAA
- a CDS encoding enoyl-CoA hydratase-related protein, with amino-acid sequence MDYKFIRYTLEGGIATITLNRPEVYNALNDEITFELQDAFKVVNKDQNVRVVVLAGEGKAFCSGQDLKASAAQPDRSFKESLEKRYNPIIRAMRQLPKPIICQLNGVAAGAGCSLALACDVIVASEEAVLIEVFVQIGLVPDSGSSFFLPRLVGMAKAFELCSMGSRVSAKEALAMGLINKAVPAAELADAVKGYAQYYANAPTKAIGLIKKMLNKSATASLEDMLTYESYCQEIAGGSVDHKEGVKAFIEKRKPVFIGQ; translated from the coding sequence ATGGACTATAAATTTATCCGCTACACGCTGGAAGGCGGCATTGCCACCATTACACTGAACCGCCCCGAAGTCTACAATGCTTTGAACGACGAGATCACGTTCGAGCTGCAGGATGCTTTTAAAGTAGTGAACAAAGATCAAAACGTGAGAGTGGTCGTGTTGGCAGGGGAGGGCAAAGCGTTTTGTTCCGGGCAGGATTTGAAAGCCTCGGCAGCGCAGCCGGATCGGTCTTTTAAAGAGTCGTTAGAGAAGCGCTACAACCCGATCATCCGCGCCATGCGGCAATTGCCCAAGCCGATCATTTGTCAGCTGAATGGTGTCGCTGCGGGAGCAGGTTGCTCACTGGCGTTGGCGTGCGATGTGATCGTGGCGTCGGAGGAGGCGGTACTGATTGAGGTGTTCGTACAAATTGGACTTGTGCCGGATTCGGGATCGTCGTTCTTCTTGCCAAGGCTTGTAGGCATGGCCAAGGCGTTTGAATTGTGTAGTATGGGATCGCGTGTGTCGGCCAAGGAAGCGCTGGCCATGGGGTTGATCAATAAGGCTGTTCCAGCTGCCGAACTGGCTGACGCTGTGAAGGGCTATGCGCAATATTATGCGAATGCTCCTACCAAGGCCATCGGTCTTATTAAAAAAATGTTGAACAAGTCCGCCACGGCGTCGCTGGAGGATATGCTCACGTATGAATCGTATTGCCAGGAGATTGCCGGGGGCAGTGTCGATCACAAGGAAGGTGTGAAAGCGTTTATTGAAAAGAGGAAACCTGTTTTTATCGGGCAGTAA
- a CDS encoding sigma-54-dependent transcriptional regulator, whose product MSKILIIEDDQKIRAILKEILEEKDHDVEEAGDGQEGYKKLEQGQFDLCICDIKMPKMDGLEVLEKAKENGIGANFIVISAHGTIDVAVEAVKKGAFDFLQKPFDLGRLEITLRNALDKSSLVKETKTLKKKISRRFEMIGESAPIAHVKEMIEKVAQTDARVLVTGPNGSGKELVSRWIHEKSKRANGPLVEVNCAAIPSELIESELFGHEKGSFTSAIKQRLGKFELAEGGTLFLDEIGDMSLSAQAKVLRALQENKITRVGGDKEISVNVRVIAATNKDLRKEIDANHFREDLYHRLSVIVIKVPALNDRKDDIGLLSDKFLDDIAEEYGARRKSLQPAALEKLKEHNWTGNIRELRNVIERLVIMSGEEITAADVAKYL is encoded by the coding sequence ATGTCGAAAATCCTCATCATTGAAGACGACCAGAAAATACGGGCCATCCTGAAAGAGATCCTCGAAGAAAAAGACCACGACGTAGAAGAAGCCGGCGACGGCCAGGAGGGCTACAAAAAACTGGAACAAGGCCAGTTCGACCTCTGCATCTGCGACATCAAAATGCCCAAAATGGACGGGCTCGAAGTGCTGGAAAAAGCCAAGGAAAACGGCATCGGCGCCAACTTCATCGTCATCTCCGCCCACGGCACCATCGACGTGGCGGTAGAAGCGGTGAAAAAAGGTGCTTTCGACTTTCTGCAAAAACCCTTTGACCTGGGGCGCCTGGAGATCACGCTGCGCAACGCGCTGGACAAATCGTCGCTGGTGAAGGAAACTAAAACATTGAAGAAGAAGATCTCGCGACGCTTCGAGATGATCGGCGAGTCGGCACCGATCGCTCACGTGAAGGAAATGATCGAAAAAGTAGCGCAGACCGATGCGCGGGTTTTGGTGACAGGACCGAATGGCTCGGGCAAAGAGCTGGTGTCGCGGTGGATCCATGAGAAAAGCAAGCGGGCCAACGGGCCGCTGGTGGAAGTGAACTGTGCAGCCATTCCTTCCGAGCTTATCGAGAGCGAGTTGTTTGGTCATGAGAAAGGTTCGTTCACGTCGGCCATCAAACAAAGGCTTGGCAAATTCGAACTCGCTGAAGGAGGCACCCTCTTTCTCGACGAGATTGGCGACATGAGTTTATCGGCGCAAGCTAAAGTGCTGCGTGCCTTACAGGAAAATAAGATCACCCGTGTTGGTGGCGACAAGGAGATCAGTGTGAACGTGCGCGTCATCGCTGCGACGAACAAAGACCTTCGCAAAGAGATTGACGCCAATCATTTCCGCGAAGACCTTTACCATCGCCTCAGTGTGATCGTGATTAAAGTACCCGCCCTCAACGATCGCAAGGATGACATCGGCCTACTCTCCGACAAATTTCTGGATGACATTGCCGAAGAATACGGTGCCCGGAGAAAAAGCTTGCAGCCAGCAGCGCTGGAGAAATTAAAAGAACACAATTGGACTGGGAATATTCGCGAGCTGCGAAATGTGATTGAACGGCTTGTGATCATGAGCGGCGAAGAGATTACGGCCGCAGATGTAGCGAAGTATCTTTGA
- a CDS encoding sigma-70 family RNA polymerase sigma factor — translation MKNQTEQYTDLEIIEKIKNGEEAIYEMLIRRYNAFLYKIGRTYRYNHQDTEDLMQETYVSAYMNLAKFENRSSFKTWLTRIMLNHCFQKKQKFSFQNEITTDTTPPTAPMFHQPANTEKNLVNKELGRVLENALSRIDEDYRIVFTLRTLNDLSVAETMEVLDLSESNVKVRLNRAKKMLRSEIEKMYSPEDIFEFNLVYCDGMVSRVMKALDSLRHPTPRQ, via the coding sequence GTGAAAAATCAAACCGAGCAATATACCGACCTGGAGATCATCGAGAAGATCAAAAACGGAGAGGAGGCGATCTATGAGATGCTGATCCGCCGGTATAATGCTTTTCTTTACAAGATCGGCCGGACCTACCGGTACAATCACCAGGATACGGAGGACCTGATGCAGGAAACCTACGTCAGCGCCTATATGAACCTGGCCAAATTCGAAAACCGGTCGTCGTTCAAGACGTGGCTCACACGCATCATGCTCAACCACTGCTTTCAGAAAAAACAAAAGTTCAGTTTCCAAAACGAGATCACCACCGACACTACCCCACCTACCGCGCCTATGTTTCACCAACCTGCCAACACGGAAAAAAATCTTGTCAACAAGGAGCTCGGCCGGGTATTGGAGAATGCATTGAGCCGGATCGACGAAGACTACCGGATCGTTTTCACCCTCCGCACATTAAACGACCTGAGCGTTGCCGAAACGATGGAAGTGCTCGACTTGTCGGAGAGCAATGTGAAAGTGCGGCTGAACCGGGCAAAGAAAATGCTGCGGTCTGAGATCGAGAAAATGTATTCGCCCGAAGATATTTTTGAATTCAACCTTGTCTATTGCGACGGCATGGTGTCGCGGGTGATGAAGGCACTCGATAGTCTCCGTCATCCCACGCCGCGCCAATGA